A single Amphiura filiformis chromosome 8, Afil_fr2py, whole genome shotgun sequence DNA region contains:
- the LOC140159535 gene encoding LOW QUALITY PROTEIN: scavenger receptor cysteine-rich domain-containing protein DMBT1-like (The sequence of the model RefSeq protein was modified relative to this genomic sequence to represent the inferred CDS: inserted 1 base in 1 codon) — protein sequence MHLMCDAGLVLVATVVLLAIQSRTTLAQVACAPYEFACADGTKCVYHEYMCDTFADCHDNSDEYECECDAVTQFQCVNGGCVDIAWVCDDLADCYDGSDEATETCTTETTTQETVTQAILIRIVGGSNSNEGRVEILYNNVWGTVCDNSWSPNDAKAVCSQLELPYSGAQAIGGAAFGQGSGQIWLDDVRCGSSESSLSDCDHGGWGVHDCGHAEDAGVHCFDSIRIVGGSNSNEGRVEILHDNVWGTVCDDSWSPNDAKAVCSQLELPYSGAQAIGGAAFGQGSGQIWLDDVRCGSSESSLSDCDHGGWGVHNCGHAEDAGVHCSEGYFSSSNSNSRGSNSNEGRVEILHDNVWGTVCDDSWSGFDARAVCRQLGLPYSGARAIGGAAFGQGSGQIWXDDVRCGSSESSLSDCDHGGWGVHNCGHAEDAGVHCSEAIRIVGGSNSNEGRVEILHDNVWGTVCDDSWSPYDARAVCRQLELPYSDARAIGGAAFGQGSGQIWLDDVRCGSSERSLSDCDHGGWGVHNCRHAEDAGVRCFDSIRIVGGSNSNEGRVEILHDNVWGTVCDDSWSPYDARAVCRQLELPYSDARAIGSATFGQGSGQIWLDNVRCGRSERSLSDCDHGGWGVHDCGHAEDAGVRCFEDDIIIVADLDSAKIFSGLMRTLQLVEIPLQSVQRPVAVDYDPVEQEVYWTDVTANTINRASLDGTNQQVVLSGLSVPDGIALDTVNRRVFWTDTGSNKIERVNMDGNFRQVIIYQNLDEPRAIVINVQQSRFFWTDWGTSPKIERANMDGSARTTLINSGLHYPNGLAIDFPGNLMYWCDAALNRIEVADLNGQSRRVIATVTSVDIHPFDIGIYKMTSTGPTGV from the exons ATGCACCTGATGTGTGATGCAGGACTAGTGTTGGTAGCAACTGTTGTGCTACTTGCAATACAGTCCAGAACTACTCTAGCACAAG TGGCCTGCGCTCCATACGAATTTGCCTGCGCTGATGGTACTAAATGCGTATATCACGAATATATGTGTGATACTTTTGCTGACTGCCATGACAACAGCGATGAATACGAATGTGAATGTGACGCAGTTACTCAGTTTCAATGTGTAAATGGCGGTTGTGTGGATATAGCGTGGGTGTGTGATGATTTGGCAGATTGCTATGATGGCAGCGATGAAGCGACGGAAACCTGCACAACAGAAACCACCACACAAGAAACAGTCACGCAAG CAATTCTAATTCGAATAGTCGGGGGAAGTAATAGCAACGAAGGTAGAGTAGAAATACTCTATAACAACGTTTGGGGTACAGTGTGCGATAACAGTTGGAGTCCTAATGATGCAAAAGCAGTGTGCAGTCAACTTGAACTTCCATATAGTGGTGCTCAAGCAATTGGAGGTGCTGCGTTTGGGCAAGGATCTGGACAGATATGGCTTGATGATGTTCGTTGCGGTAGTTCAGAAAGCAGCCTGTCTGACTGTGATCATGGCGGATGGGGAGTTCACGATTGTGGCCATGCTGAAGATGCTGGTGTTCATTGTTTCGATT CAATACGAATAGTCGGGGGAAGTAATAGCAACGAAGGTAGAGTGGAAATACTTCATGACAACGTTTGGGGTACAGTGTGCGATGACAGTTGGAGTCCTAATGATGCAAAAGCAGTGTGCAGTCAACTTGAACTTCCATATAGTGGTGCTCAAGCAATTGGAGGTGCTGCGTTTGGGCAAGGATCTGGACAGATATGGCTTGATGATGTTCGTTGCGGTAGCTCAGAAAGCAGCCTGTCTGACTGTGATCATGGCGGATGGGGAGTTCACAATTGTGGCCATGCTGAAGATGCTGGTGTTCATTGTTCCGAAG GATACTTTTCTTCAAG caattcgAATAGTCGGGGAAGTAATAGCAACGAAGGTAGAGTAGAAATACTTCATGACAACGTTTGGGGTACAGTGTGCGATGACAGTTGGAGTGGATTTGATGCCAGAGCAGTGTGTCGTCAACTTGGCCTTCCATATAGTGGTGCTCGAGCAATTGGAGGTGCTGCGTTTGGGCAAGGATCTGGACAGATAT CTGATGATGTTCGTTGCGGTAGCTCAGAAAGCAGCCTGTCTGACTGTGATCATGGCGGATGGGGAGTTCACAATTGTGGCCATGCTGAAGATGCTGGTGTTCATTGTTCCGAAG caattcgAATAGTCGGGGGAAGTAATAGCAACGAAGGTAGAGTAGAAATACTTCATGACAACGTTTGGGGTACAGTGTGCGATGACAGTTGGAGTCCTTATGATGCCAGAGCAGTGTGCCGTCAACTTGAACTTCCATATAGTGATGCTCGAGCAATTGGAGGTGCTGCGTTTGGGCAAGGATCTGGACAGATATGGCTTGATGATGTTCGTTGCGGTAGTTCAGAAAGAAGTCTGTCTGACTGTGATCATGGCGGATGGGGAGTTCACAATTGTCGCCATGCTGAAGATGCTGGTGTTCGTTGTTTCGATT caattcgAATAGTCGGGGGAAGTAATAGCAACGAAGGTAGAGTGGAAATACTTCATGACAACGTTTGGGGTACAGTGTGCGATGACAGTTGGAGTCCTTATGATGCCAGAGCAGTGTGCCGTCAACTTGAACTTCCATATAGTGATGCTCGAGCAATTGGAAGTGCTACGTTTGGGCAAGGATCTGGACAGATATGGCTTGATAATGTTCGTTGCGGTAGATCAGAAAGAAGCCTGTCTGACTGTGATCATGGCGGATGGGGAGTTCACGATTGTGGCCATGCTGAAGATGCTGGTGTTCGTTGTTTCGAAG ATGATATCATTATTGTGGCCGACCTTGACTCGGCGAAGATTTTTTCAGGGCTGATGAGAACACTGCAACTGGTTGAAATTCCTCTACAAAGCGTTCAACGTCCAGTAGCTGTTGATTATGATCCAGTAGAACAAGAGGTTTATTGGACAGATGTAACTGCTAATACAATAAACAGGGCATCTCTTGATGGAACAAACCAACAGGTTGTACTTTCAGGCTTGTCAG TTCCAGACGGGATTGCATTAGACACAGTGAACAGACGGGTGTTCTGGACAGATACTGGTAGCAATAAAATTGAGAGAGTTAATATGGACGGTAACTTTCGTCAAGTGATCATATACCAAAACTTGGATGAGCCAAGGGCAATAGTGATAAACGTACAACAAAG CCGCTTCTTTTGGACTGACTGGGGAACAAGTCCAAAGATTGAACGAGCAAACATGGACGGAAGTGCGAGAACAACTCTTATAAACTCAGGTCTACATTATCCTAATGGCTTGGCAATTGATTTCCCAG GAAATTTGATGTACTGGTGTGATGCGGCTCTAAATCGTATAGAAGTTGCAGACCTGAACGGACAATCCAGGAGAGTTATTGCTACTGTCACGAGTGTTGATATTCATCCTTTTGATATTGGTATTTATAAAATGACATCTACTGGTCCGACTGGGGTTTAA